Proteins co-encoded in one Aptenodytes patagonicus chromosome 14, bAptPat1.pri.cur, whole genome shotgun sequence genomic window:
- the LOC143167029 gene encoding tyrosine-protein kinase Srms-like, translating to MEQFVRKRLTFLTSFWNKLRPRSVPESYSLGYLGSDSVSLHSEPNSISFIPKSSLFIALYAFTARSAEELSISAGDKLRVLREEGEYVLARRLLGEPAMGYVPAAYVANLSQGTSAHRPWYFSKISRNEAEQLLLSPPNQHGSFLVRDSESSKGEYSLSVRNHAKVSHFRICKSPGGSLYIQKGRPFPNMEELLAFYTEHWKVIQSPLLQPCSPATPPERDSWERPRWEFTLRRKLGEGYFGEVWEGLWRNTVPVAIKIIKADMKAEDFTKEIQNLKRLRHEKLIQLHAVCSLDEPVYIITELMRKGNLHSYLNSPEGKSLGTSHLLNIACQVADGMRYLEEKHIVHRDLAARNILVGEELTCKIADFGLARLLKDDIYSTSSSTKIPVKWTAPEAANYRTYSLKSDVWSYGILLYEVFTYGQIPYEGMTNQETVRQITRGYRLPRPSSCPPEIYSIMLECWSGNTEERPTFLALREKLGFIYRRLLSSPS from the exons ATGGAGCAGTTCGTCAGGAAGCGTTTGACCTTCCTGACATCCTTCTGGAACAAGCTCCGTCCCCGCTCCGTGCCGGAGAGCTACTCGCTGGGGTATCTTGGTTCCGATTCCGTTTCGCTGCACTCGGAGCCGAACTCCATTTCCTTCATCCCCAAGTCCTCTCTCTTTATCGCTTTATACGCTTTCACAGCCCGGAGCGCAGAGGAACTGAGCATAAGCGCAGGGGACAAACTGCGTGTCCTCAGAGAAGAAGGAGAGTATGTCTTAGCCCGGCGGCTGCTGGGGGAGCCGGCCATGGGGTACGTTCCTGCTGCGTACGTGGCCAACCTCAGCCAGGGCACCTCTGCTCACCGGCC ctggtACTTCAGCAAGATCAGCCGAAATGAAGCCGAGCAGCTCCTCCTCTCGCCTCCCAACCAGCACGGCTCCTTCCTCGTCCGGGACAGCGAGAGCAGCAAGGGCGAGTACTCTCTCTCAG TGCGCAACCACGCGAAGGTCAGCCACTTCCGAATCTGCAAGAGCCCCGGGGGCAGCCTCTACATCCAGAAGGGGCGTCCCTTCCCCAACATGGAGGAGCTCCTCGCCTTCTACACCGAGCACTGGAAGGTCATCCAGAGCCccttgctgcagccctgcagccccgcg ACCCCCCCTGAGAGGGACAGCTGGGAGCGCCCGCGCTGGGAGTTCACCCTGCGGAGGAAGCTGGGCGAGGGCTACTTCGGAGAGGTGTGGGAAGGACTGTGGAGGAACACAGTGCCGGTGGCCATCAAGATCATAAAAG CCGACATGAAGGCAGAAGACTTCACTAAGGAGATTCAGAACCTGAAGCGCCTGAGGCATGAGAAGCTGATCCAGCTGCATGCCGTCTGCTCGCTGGATGAGCCTGTGTACATCATCACTGAGCTCATGCGGAAAGGCAACCTCCACAGCTACCTCAACA GTCCTGAAGGGAAGTCCCTGGGCACCTCCCACCTGCTCAACATTGCCTGCCAAGTGGCGGATGGGATGAGGTACCTGGAGGAGAAGCACATTGTCCACCGGGACCTGGCGGCCAGAAACATCCTGGTGGGAGAGGAACTCACCTGCAAAATCGCTGATTTTGGACTGGCCCGGCTCCTCAAG GATGACATTTATTctaccagcagcagcaccaaaatCCCGGTGAAGTGGACAGCCCCGGAGGCAGCCAACTACCGCACCTACTCCCTCAAGTCCGATGTCTGGTCCTATGGGATTCTGCTCTACGAAGTCTTCACATATGGACAGATCCCATATGAAG GAATGACAAACCAAGAAACCGTACGGCAAATCACCAGGGGCTACCGCCTTCCCCggcccagctcctgccctcccGAGATCTACAGCATCATGCTGGAGTGCTGGAGCGGCAACACGGAGGAGCGTCCTACCTTCCTGGCCCTGCGGGAGAAGCTGGGCTTCATCTACAGACGGCTGCTCAGCTCCCCCTCCTGA
- the PPDPF gene encoding pancreatic progenitor cell differentiation and proliferation factor — protein MASIPSSGSLMATHNYYRRRLSSTSSNSSCGSSEYSGEVIPHPPGLPKSDPGHWWASFFFGKTTHPAMTTVSESPESLGALRVTTGPMACGLVPAPGVGRRRHASEPSSGPLA, from the exons ATGGCATCCATCCCATCGAGCGGCTCGCTCATGGCGACGCACAACTACTACAGAA GGCGCCTGAGCTCCACATCCAGCAACAGCTCCTGCGGCAGCTCGGAGTACTCTGGGGAGGTCATCCCCCACCCCCCGG GTCTGCCCAAGTCTGACCCCGGCCACTGGTGGGCCAGCTTCTTCTTTGGGAAGACGACTCACCCAGCCATGACAACCGTGTCAGAGTCCCCAGAGAG CTTGGGAGCGCTGCGGGTGACGACAGGACCGATGGCATGTGGCTTGGTGCCAGCCCCAGGAGTGGGACGGAGGCGCCACGCCAGCGAGCCCAGCTCCGGGCCCTTGGCATGA